In one window of Cellulophaga sp. HaHa_2_95 DNA:
- a CDS encoding DUF3137 domain-containing protein encodes MSAILATILFKSYLKSNQNYKNTTVLRREFKLDILPKIISSKYDNLNYRFDGMIDEKHILASDFFSPSFLGNLKNRWFFGDDHFSGKINDVDFEFCELYYKTEGMTITGWALLFIVIALPFAFLPDIDIPFLESDSGGDSLFESSGSRSTSKNNEVDKTKVNEKAFLYGISTNFRGFFLYADFHKHFDGQVNIRTKKKFNKKMFGGNELKTIRVENSIVTKKYTITATDEQMAYYILSPKIIDAIVQLNQKLGEKLSLTLKDGKLFLIMPMSNDLFENITVEKDKIKVNTLEEIQKDLNIIADLISELNLNTKIWSKV; translated from the coding sequence GTGAGTGCAATTTTAGCAACAATCTTGTTTAAGTCGTATTTAAAATCTAATCAGAACTACAAGAATACAACCGTGCTACGTAGGGAATTTAAGTTAGATATATTACCAAAAATTATTTCTTCTAAATATGATAACTTGAATTATAGGTTTGATGGAATGATAGATGAGAAACACATCTTAGCATCAGATTTTTTTTCGCCCTCTTTTTTGGGCAATTTGAAGAATCGGTGGTTTTTTGGAGATGATCATTTTTCTGGAAAAATAAATGATGTTGATTTTGAATTTTGTGAGCTTTATTATAAAACGGAGGGTATGACCATCACGGGGTGGGCTTTACTTTTTATTGTTATTGCATTGCCATTTGCCTTTCTTCCCGATATAGATATCCCTTTTTTAGAAAGCGATAGTGGGGGAGACTCTTTATTCGAAAGTTCGGGGAGTAGGAGTACATCAAAAAATAACGAGGTTGATAAAACTAAGGTGAATGAAAAAGCATTTTTATATGGTATAAGTACCAACTTCAGAGGGTTTTTCTTGTATGCAGATTTTCATAAACACTTTGACGGTCAAGTAAACATTAGAACCAAGAAAAAGTTTAATAAGAAAATGTTTGGCGGCAATGAACTAAAAACCATTAGAGTGGAAAATAGTATTGTTACTAAAAAATATACAATTACCGCTACTGATGAGCAGATGGCATACTACATTTTAAGTCCAAAAATTATTGATGCTATTGTGCAGTTAAATCAAAAATTAGGAGAAAAATTATCTTTGACTTTGAAGGATGGGAAGCTATTTTTAATCATGCCTATGAGCAATGATTTATTTGAAAATATTACGGTAGAAAAAGATAAGATAAAGGTCAATACTTTAGAAGAAATTCAGAAGGACTTGAATATTATAGCCGATTTAATCAGCGAATTAAATTTAAATACGAAAATCTGGTCCAAGGTGTAG
- a CDS encoding peroxiredoxin-like family protein, whose product MKKLREQTDAKIAAGRKNNPEFMKGVDAIIKKEKEFQQGKNALKIGEKAPNFELPNPEGKIISLATLLDKGPVVVTFYRGSWCPYCNLQLRALQASLAEIHALGATLVAISPEVPDDSMSTNEINSLGFNVLTDQDATVASHYGVAWEVPAFLIEHMEVDRKLDLKKINNGNGSILPIPATFVVGTDGLVQWSYVDVDYRTRAEPEEILEALKKLS is encoded by the coding sequence TTGAAAAAATTAAGAGAACAAACTGATGCTAAAATTGCAGCAGGAAGAAAAAACAATCCCGAATTCATGAAGGGTGTTGATGCTATTATCAAGAAAGAAAAAGAGTTTCAACAAGGTAAAAATGCCCTAAAAATTGGAGAAAAGGCACCTAATTTTGAATTACCTAATCCTGAAGGAAAAATAATTTCCTTAGCTACCTTACTCGATAAAGGTCCTGTTGTTGTTACTTTCTATCGAGGTAGTTGGTGTCCGTATTGCAATTTACAACTTAGGGCTTTGCAAGCTAGTTTAGCTGAGATACATGCACTGGGTGCCACATTAGTTGCTATTAGTCCAGAAGTGCCGGATGACTCCATGTCTACCAATGAAATTAATTCACTAGGATTTAATGTGCTAACAGACCAAGATGCAACAGTAGCTTCTCACTATGGTGTTGCCTGGGAAGTTCCTGCTTTTTTAATAGAACATATGGAAGTAGATCGTAAACTGGACTTAAAAAAAATAAACAATGGCAATGGCAGTATACTGCCCATACCAGCCACCTTTGTCGTAGGAACAGATGGATTAGTGCAATGGAGTTATGTTGATGTGGATTATAGAACACGTGCTGAACCCGAGGAAATTCTTGAAGCCTTAAAAAAACTGTCTTAA
- a CDS encoding Dps family protein, with translation METLKLQLGLNQEYKLDVTGKLNGLLADFQIYYMNLRGLHWNIKGRKFFMLHEKFEELYTETNEVVDEIAERILSLGLNPLHTFEDYLENKTIRVTKNVADGDGAISSILDNLKELLIQERDILEVASDANDEGTASLMSDLISSQEKLVWMLNSYLS, from the coding sequence ATGGAAACTTTAAAATTACAACTAGGATTAAATCAAGAGTATAAATTAGATGTAACAGGAAAACTTAACGGTCTTCTGGCTGATTTTCAAATCTATTATATGAACCTTAGAGGCTTACATTGGAATATAAAAGGGCGTAAATTTTTTATGTTACATGAAAAATTTGAAGAACTTTATACCGAGACGAATGAGGTGGTTGATGAGATTGCGGAACGTATTTTGTCTTTAGGCTTAAATCCCTTACATACCTTCGAAGATTATTTAGAAAACAAAACGATTAGAGTGACCAAAAATGTAGCCGATGGCGATGGTGCTATTAGTTCTATTTTGGACAACCTAAAAGAACTCTTAATTCAAGAACGCGATATTTTAGAAGTAGCTTCTGATGCTAATGATGAGGGTACAGCTTCCTTAATGAGCGATTTAATTTCCAGTCAAGAGAAATTAGTTTGGATGTTGAATTCTTATTTAAGTTAA